ACGTCTTCCGCCCCTGCCCCGACGGGGAAATCGATGACGCGCAATGCAATCCCGGCCTGCCCGAGGTCCCCAGCAACCCCAGTGCGGACCAACTGGAGCACGCCCGCTGGTTTCAGAGGCAGGTTGAAAAGTACTACGGCGAGCGTCCCCTGCCCTGGACCCGTTTCGGCTACACCTACGACTGGGCCGACCCGGCAGCAAAGATCGGAGCCAGCGAATACATCATCCGCAAAGACGCCGCCGTCTTCGTTTCCTCCGTCACTCCCACCGGGGGCTATTGTTCCACTCAAACCACCCTCTCCCGCTCTCCCGCGCCCGCCGGAACGGCGTTCACCGCCCCCTGTTGACCCGCGGGACCTTGAATCGGGCAGCCTGAAGCTCGGACAATCGGGTAGGATGGCTCGCAGCCGACGAGGAGAGGAGGAGGAATGGGCGAGCCGCAAAACGACCCCATCGGTCTGGAAGGTGCAGAGGAGCGTACCGAGAGGTTGCTGCGCGAGGTGTTGCAACGCGCCATCCGCTATCTCGACTCCTTGGGGGAAAGGCCGGTATCGCCTTCTCCTCAGGCGTTGCAGAATCTGGGCCATCTGGAGGAAGCTTTCCCTGAAAGAGGACGCGATGCCCTGGAGACGCTGGGCTTGCTGGACGAATACGGAGCGCCGGCCACCATGGCCACCGCCGGGTCCCGCTACTTCGGATTCGTCAACGGCGCGGTGCTGCCGGCCGCGCTGGCCGCCTCCTGGATGAGCAGCGTCTGGGATCAGAACGCGGGCCTTCCCGTCATGTCGCCGGTGGCCGACCGCCTTCATGAAGTTGTGCGTGGATGGCTGCTCGACCTCCTTGGCCTTCCCGAAGCAGGTGAACTGTGCCTCGTCTCCGGGGCCTCCATGGCCAACACGACGGCCCTGATCGCGGCCAGAGACCGGCTTTTGGCCCAGGCCGGATGGGACGTTCAGGCCCACGGTCTGTTCGGCGCTCCGCCGCTCCAAGTGGTGGTCGGCGAACGGGTCCATTCGACCCTGCTCAAGTCGCTGGGAATGGCTGGACTGGGCCGCCAGCGGGTCATTACTGTGCCTGCAGACGAGCAAGGGAGGATGCGCGCCGATGCCCTTCCCGACCTGGAAGGCCCGGTGCTGGTCTGCGCCCAGGCCGGCGAGGTCAACACCGGAGCTTTCGATCCTTTCGCGGAGATCATCTCCTGGGCCCGGCGGCGCCAGGCCTGGGTCCACGTTGACGGGGCTTTCGGGTTATGGGCGCTGGCCGACCCCGGAATGGCCCACCTGGTTGAAGGCCTGAGGCAAGCCGACTCCTGGGTGACCGACGGGCACAAGCTGCTCAACTTGACCTACGACTGCGGCATTCTTCTGGTGCGCAGGGGAGAGGACCTGCGCCGCAGCTTCGCCGCCACGGCGGCCTACCTGCCGCCTGATCGGGGCTTCGAAGCGCTCCATCACGGCCCTCAAGGCTCCCAGCGCGCCCGCCAGATCGAAGTCTGGGCTGCCCTGCGAACTCTGGGCCGCTCGGGCGTGAAAGCGCTGGTTCGACGACAGTGCGGGAGCGCTCAAAGGCTGGCGGAAGGGTTGGCTGAGGCCGGTCTGGAAGTGCTCAACGAGGTGGTCTTCAACCAGGTTCTGGTGCGGGCCTGCAAAGACGACCAACTGACCCGCAGGCTGATTGCCGCCGTCCAGGAGGATGCCACCTGCTGGTGCGGCCCCACGGATTGGGACGGGCGTCCCGCCATGCGCATCAGCGTCAGCTCCTGGCGCACCGACCAGAAAGCCG
This is a stretch of genomic DNA from Acidobacteriota bacterium. It encodes these proteins:
- a CDS encoding pyridoxal-dependent decarboxylase, with the translated sequence MGEPQNDPIGLEGAEERTERLLREVLQRAIRYLDSLGERPVSPSPQALQNLGHLEEAFPERGRDALETLGLLDEYGAPATMATAGSRYFGFVNGAVLPAALAASWMSSVWDQNAGLPVMSPVADRLHEVVRGWLLDLLGLPEAGELCLVSGASMANTTALIAARDRLLAQAGWDVQAHGLFGAPPLQVVVGERVHSTLLKSLGMAGLGRQRVITVPADEQGRMRADALPDLEGPVLVCAQAGEVNTGAFDPFAEIISWARRRQAWVHVDGAFGLWALADPGMAHLVEGLRQADSWVTDGHKLLNLTYDCGILLVRRGEDLRRSFAATAAYLPPDRGFEALHHGPQGSQRARQIEVWAALRTLGRSGVKALVRRQCGSAQRLAEGLAEAGLEVLNEVVFNQVLVRACKDDQLTRRLIAAVQEDATCWCGPTDWDGRPAMRISVSSWRTDQKAAQRSLAAILRCARRTGAIAS